The Pseudophryne corroboree isolate aPseCor3 chromosome 2, aPseCor3.hap2, whole genome shotgun sequence genome has a segment encoding these proteins:
- the LOC135051238 gene encoding claudin-22-like, translating to MEAVLCFAELAGLFLSLIGYVCCLVALFIPRWLTFSSGLLVNENYLLGLWETCVVQDLGLTVCQEYQIPLRLPLQVRMGRVLVCLSVFIGALGFTASVPALTCVKCLDNTDRHVRKMLAVLGGVLFAAAGALTFFSVSYFAYDTLLKFWDHNIPKGVPRGEFGDAMYTGWVGGFFLLAGGSVFILSQFHST from the coding sequence ATGGAGGCAGTGCTCTGCTTTGCTGAACTTGCAGGCCTGTTCCTCTCGCTcattggttatgtgtgctgcttggtgGCCTTATTCATTCCTCGTTGGTTGACTTTTTCATCAGGCCTACTGGTCAATGAAAACTACCTGCTTGGTTTGTGGGAAACATGTGTTGTTCAAGATCTGGGTTTAACTGTATGTCAAGAATACCAGATTCCTCTCCGTCTTCCGCTTCAAGTCCGAATGGGTCGTGTCCTTGTTTGCCTGTCAGTATTTATTGGGGCCTTGGGATTTACAGCCTCCGTACCAGCACTGACTTGTGTGAAATGTCTTGACAACACAGATAGACATGTCAGAAAGATGCTAGCTGTCCTTGGAGGAGTCCTGTTTGCAGCGGCGGGCGCACTGACTTTCTTCTCTGTATCCTACTTTGCTTATGATACATTGTTAAAATTTTGGGATCACAATATCCCTAAAGGTGTTCCCCGTGGGGAATTTGGCGATGCAATGTATACTGGCTGGGTGGGTGGATTTTTTCTGCTAGCGGGTGGAAGTGTGTTTATCCTCTCACAATTCCATTCCACTTAG